From Bacillus sp. FSL K6-3431, the proteins below share one genomic window:
- a CDS encoding A24 family peptidase: protein MQLQIYDYCLFVYLLIALYLDVKYSKLPNWLTVSGMAFGLVYHLITGGIDGLIFSIVGLLVVGFIFILLYIFRAIGAGDAKLFAAIGSIVGMEISLYLSMYSVVYAAIIGAIILLFTKTILRKLTNAFFAILGTAISRDFSVLEDFKATKSTRFPFMYAVIPAAITTYYYYFFT from the coding sequence GTGCAGTTACAGATATATGATTATTGTTTGTTCGTCTATTTACTTATTGCTCTTTATTTAGATGTGAAATATAGTAAATTACCAAATTGGTTAACTGTTTCTGGTATGGCTTTTGGGTTAGTTTATCACTTAATTACAGGTGGAATAGATGGTCTGATTTTCTCCATCGTAGGATTATTAGTAGTCGGATTTATATTTATTCTTTTATATATATTTCGAGCAATTGGAGCAGGTGATGCAAAGTTATTTGCAGCCATAGGATCCATCGTTGGCATGGAAATTTCTTTATATTTATCCATGTATTCTGTTGTATATGCAGCTATTATTGGCGCTATTATTCTTTTATTTACTAAAACAATTTTACGAAAACTGACGAATGCATTTTTTGCTATATTGGGCACCGCTATATCTAGAGATTTTAGTGTATTGGAAGATTTTAAGGCGACGAAAAGCACAAGATTTCCATTTATGTATGCGGTTATTCCAGCGGCAATTACGACCTATTATTACTACTTTTTTACATAA
- a CDS encoding TadE/TadG family type IV pilus assembly protein — MRNMIKKFKKGEDGSLTLEAAMVMPFFLLFVVFLATIIRISVADMALRNAVNDTAEVIAAHVYPVTLVEQAGKAALDDKVKAYTKDTMDLGQASTLANGILAEFGINIMDSVNGIAGKALTPVVRSKFEQSTEDGFFKKDNLNIQVEAPSSFSGGSYIGIIATYKIGITAPFVNKKITLQKKAYERLWSGA; from the coding sequence ATGCGGAATATGATCAAAAAGTTTAAAAAAGGCGAGGATGGGAGTTTGACATTGGAAGCGGCGATGGTAATGCCTTTTTTTCTTTTATTCGTTGTATTTTTAGCGACCATTATTCGAATATCTGTTGCAGACATGGCCTTAAGAAATGCTGTGAATGATACAGCAGAAGTTATTGCAGCACATGTTTATCCTGTTACATTAGTTGAACAAGCGGGAAAAGCTGCATTGGATGATAAGGTCAAAGCTTATACAAAAGATACCATGGATTTAGGGCAGGCATCGACTTTGGCAAATGGAATATTAGCCGAATTTGGTATTAATATAATGGACAGTGTAAACGGGATAGCTGGAAAAGCTTTAACTCCTGTTGTGAGGTCTAAATTCGAACAATCTACAGAAGATGGATTTTTTAAAAAAGATAATTTGAATATACAAGTGGAAGCTCCTTCAAGTTTTTCTGGAGGTTCATATATTGGAATTATAGCAACTTATAAAATTGGTATTACCGCACCTTTTGTAAATAAGAAAATTACATTGCAGAAAAAGGCGTATGAACGTCTATGGTCAGGAGCATAA
- a CDS encoding DUF4352 domain-containing protein, giving the protein MGVTFYEKEFDGFIGIIVLIVAALTACTTNSDKQESKETDGQKNTNGATQSSDNGDEKKEDKSEDDIFSGDFTDQTDLKIGDTGQTESTLGKYKVTVNSVKMLDELDGESSTLDHFFVTEITVENIGDKSYDVKDIIDNLEFAKSLEGVGAGGLSKFYDSIKAFEGTIEPGDTITGETVFQGQDSETYYIRTKDGLISAGAVKN; this is encoded by the coding sequence ATGGGGGTAACATTTTATGAAAAAGAATTTGATGGTTTTATAGGAATCATAGTTCTAATCGTTGCTGCTTTAACAGCTTGTACCACCAATTCTGATAAGCAGGAAAGCAAAGAAACAGATGGACAAAAGAATACAAATGGAGCGACACAGTCATCAGATAATGGTGATGAAAAGAAAGAAGATAAGAGTGAAGATGATATATTTTCGGGAGATTTTACAGATCAAACAGACTTAAAAATAGGTGATACGGGTCAAACAGAGAGTACACTTGGTAAATATAAAGTTACAGTAAACTCAGTGAAAATGTTAGATGAACTAGATGGAGAATCTTCTACACTTGATCACTTTTTTGTTACTGAAATCACAGTAGAAAATATTGGAGACAAATCATATGATGTGAAAGATATAATTGATAACCTAGAGTTTGCGAAGAGTTTAGAAGGCGTTGGTGCAGGGGGTCTTTCGAAGTTTTATGATAGCATAAAAGCTTTTGAAGGGACAATTGAACCAGGTGATACTATAACTGGTGAAACTGTCTTTCAAGGTCAAGATTCAGAAACCTATTATATTCGAACAAAAGATGGCCTAATTTCCGCAGGAGCTGTCAAAAACTAA
- a CDS encoding DUF4352 domain-containing protein gives MKRILIMLGTLLLSITIFAACSSNSNEKENDEPIKENNTGEGTGEANQSKDVDEQTKDENETSGDKENNEEKSNTSSGDFKDQTDLKIGDSGQAESTLGKHEITIHSVKMLDEIDGEAAMFDHFFVAEITLKNIGDKPIDAEDTIASLEITEDLEGSGSGDDSSFFNSIEALTGTIEPGQSIKGEAVFDGREANTYYIRTVSGLIASGAVKNKTTWIFEKSETQ, from the coding sequence ATGAAACGAATATTAATAATGCTAGGAACCTTATTGTTAAGTATTACTATCTTCGCCGCGTGCTCTTCGAATTCCAATGAAAAAGAAAACGATGAGCCGATTAAGGAAAATAACACTGGAGAGGGTACCGGTGAAGCAAACCAATCAAAAGATGTGGATGAGCAAACAAAAGATGAAAATGAAACATCTGGCGATAAAGAAAATAATGAAGAAAAAAGTAATACATCTTCAGGAGACTTCAAGGATCAAACAGACCTGAAAATTGGTGATTCAGGACAAGCAGAGAGTACATTAGGAAAACATGAAATTACAATCCATTCAGTTAAGATGTTAGATGAAATAGATGGTGAAGCTGCCATGTTTGATCATTTTTTTGTTGCTGAGATAACTTTGAAAAACATTGGGGATAAACCGATAGATGCAGAAGATACAATAGCTTCATTAGAGATTACAGAGGATTTAGAAGGCTCGGGATCTGGAGATGATTCTAGTTTTTTTAACAGTATCGAAGCTTTAACAGGAACAATTGAGCCGGGACAATCTATTAAGGGGGAAGCTGTATTTGACGGGCGTGAAGCAAATACGTATTACATTAGAACAGTAAGTGGTTTAATTGCTTCTGGTGCTGTAAAAAATAAAACAACTTGGATCTTTGAGAAAAGTGAAACGCAATAA
- a CDS encoding DUF5702 domain-containing protein yields MIRWMKKCFHKFFINENGAVSIYAIMITLLLFIFNGVLIDFIRIMAAERETDQAMKAAVRSTMSAYNQDVKGYGLFGFDGGQSEANEIFEKVFRENLKQEDGDYFRFIDTKPEGDIKTIIKDERMLSNKTTIEYQILEEMKYIAPMEVGQTIIEGFLQVSKGMQEASAYVDIATSIQDDVDDREESLDKIKLKLEIAKQRSNELGKYVNNPSEASFPTVKNLNDLLKHLTTYKEIKEREEQPPAGEDETDEEKEKREEEDEKRKEDEKKVKTYEKQVRELAEDFELKSNAMREELKEILKLVEKADKLNDQITETIEDKRNEAKGTYNKSNQAADMSKKGTGTANAAIDDLEEANKKLDDYIIDPKFFEDLKNKVETALTEVDENNTTNLAGYITQFKSTVKKDNFYKSSSTIRTLSEKIQSHQKTANTLIDDALKIMTGDRPEIKDDEVKEKEKESEEELDNLNEQLDKALDEANKYANDNALLGEIAELAKKYQGSIESSKNEFNRENPDKVAKDAMNFVDKVFSAVGDALIDSRDKIYVNEYILTKFKSHDFNKKGVEGFALENNQVEYIMYGLESTGANYGAAMTELFAFRFAVNFLEAFTKQYVRSFGPWMWAAALVYALEETIVDLKNINDGKSIRFFEPMRFTTSYFDYLRIFLFMHPEGNKMARTMALIENDTGADLTTLPTYISGEATTSVKLWFLPGVTKMLGKTGVITGKVENNRYFIDKKIDYSY; encoded by the coding sequence GTGATTAGATGGATGAAAAAGTGTTTTCATAAATTTTTCATTAATGAAAATGGAGCTGTGTCCATTTATGCAATTATGATTACGCTTCTCCTTTTTATTTTTAATGGTGTTTTAATTGATTTTATTCGAATCATGGCAGCTGAGCGCGAAACGGACCAGGCAATGAAAGCAGCTGTCCGGTCAACGATGTCCGCCTATAATCAAGATGTTAAAGGATATGGTCTTTTCGGTTTTGATGGAGGACAGAGCGAGGCAAATGAAATATTCGAAAAAGTTTTCCGCGAAAATTTAAAGCAAGAAGATGGAGATTACTTTCGCTTTATTGATACGAAGCCAGAAGGGGATATAAAGACCATCATTAAAGATGAGAGGATGCTCTCGAATAAAACAACGATTGAGTATCAAATATTAGAAGAGATGAAATATATTGCTCCAATGGAAGTCGGGCAAACGATAATAGAAGGTTTTCTCCAAGTGTCGAAGGGTATGCAGGAAGCATCGGCATATGTGGATATCGCAACAAGTATTCAAGACGATGTCGATGATAGAGAGGAATCGCTTGATAAAATTAAGCTGAAATTGGAAATTGCCAAACAAAGAAGTAATGAGTTGGGTAAGTATGTAAACAATCCAAGTGAAGCTTCATTTCCAACAGTGAAAAATCTAAATGATTTATTAAAACATTTAACTACATATAAAGAAATCAAAGAAAGAGAAGAACAGCCACCTGCTGGTGAAGATGAAACCGATGAAGAAAAAGAGAAGAGGGAGGAGGAGGACGAGAAAAGAAAGGAAGACGAGAAAAAGGTCAAAACATACGAGAAACAAGTGCGTGAGCTTGCCGAAGACTTTGAGTTAAAATCAAATGCAATGAGAGAAGAATTAAAGGAAATATTAAAGCTTGTTGAAAAAGCGGATAAGTTAAATGATCAAATCACAGAAACAATCGAAGATAAAAGAAATGAAGCAAAAGGCACTTATAATAAGTCAAATCAAGCTGCCGATATGAGTAAAAAAGGCACTGGTACTGCAAACGCGGCAATAGATGATCTTGAAGAAGCAAACAAAAAGTTGGATGATTATATCATTGATCCCAAGTTTTTCGAGGACTTGAAAAATAAGGTGGAAACTGCGTTAACAGAAGTTGATGAAAACAATACTACAAACTTAGCAGGTTATATCACGCAATTTAAAAGCACGGTGAAAAAAGACAACTTTTATAAAAGTTCTAGTACAATCCGAACACTCTCAGAGAAGATCCAGAGTCATCAAAAGACAGCGAACACATTAATTGATGATGCTTTAAAGATAATGACTGGTGATCGGCCGGAGATTAAAGATGATGAGGTAAAAGAGAAAGAAAAAGAGTCTGAAGAAGAATTAGATAACTTAAATGAACAATTGGATAAAGCGCTAGACGAGGCAAATAAATATGCAAATGACAATGCATTATTAGGAGAAATAGCCGAGTTGGCTAAAAAATACCAAGGATCGATCGAATCCAGTAAAAATGAGTTTAATCGTGAAAATCCAGATAAAGTAGCAAAGGATGCAATGAATTTTGTCGATAAAGTCTTCAGTGCGGTTGGAGACGCACTCATAGATTCAAGGGATAAAATTTATGTTAACGAATATATCTTAACTAAATTTAAAAGTCATGACTTTAATAAAAAAGGGGTCGAAGGCTTTGCACTTGAAAATAATCAAGTTGAATACATCATGTATGGTCTAGAAAGTACAGGTGCGAACTATGGGGCTGCAATGACAGAGCTATTCGCTTTTCGTTTTGCTGTGAATTTCCTAGAGGCATTTACAAAACAATATGTAAGATCATTTGGTCCATGGATGTGGGCTGCAGCATTAGTTTATGCTCTAGAGGAGACGATAGTAGATTTAAAGAATATTAATGATGGTAAATCGATTAGATTCTTTGAGCCAATGAGATTTACAACTAGTTACTTTGACTATTTACGTATATTTTTATTCATGCATCCGGAAGGCAATAAAATGGCACGTACGATGGCTTTAATCGAGAATGATACGGGAGCTGACCTTACAACACTCCCGACCTATATTAGTGGAGAAGCTACGACTTCCGTTAAATTGTGGTTTTTGCCAGGTGTGACCAAAATGTTAGGAAAAACTGGTGTAATCACTGGAAAAGTCGAAAATAATAGATACTTTATTGATAAAAAAATCGATTATTCTTATTGA
- a CDS encoding TadE/TadG family type IV pilus assembly protein, protein MKKRMNVFLKSDKGSFTIEASLIFPMLLIITLSLIFFSLVIYYKSVLQYDANRIADQVAFSWSNSSSDLKTGEFDTYTTDLDDGLYWRLTGNNFLSQFGLTMFGDSGLVQKKARSELIEQIPGPISGDIKFENGLFGSKIVVNLEQPLYLPSFVKNMFGIDIMKARATRSITEPVEFIRNTDFVIYFYNDIKTYGGYISDFKTLRKNKK, encoded by the coding sequence ATGAAGAAGAGAATGAACGTTTTTTTGAAAAGTGATAAAGGGAGTTTTACGATTGAGGCATCGCTGATTTTTCCGATGCTTCTCATTATCACATTATCATTAATCTTTTTTAGTCTCGTAATCTATTATAAATCTGTTCTACAATATGATGCGAATCGAATAGCAGACCAGGTAGCTTTTTCTTGGAGTAATAGTTCCTCGGACTTAAAAACGGGAGAATTTGACACATACACGACCGATTTGGATGATGGATTATATTGGAGACTAACTGGGAATAATTTTTTATCACAGTTTGGTTTAACGATGTTTGGTGATTCAGGATTAGTCCAGAAAAAAGCACGCTCCGAACTTATTGAGCAAATCCCAGGACCGATATCAGGTGACATAAAGTTTGAAAATGGATTGTTTGGTAGCAAAATTGTCGTAAACCTTGAGCAACCACTTTATTTGCCTTCATTCGTTAAGAATATGTTTGGAATAGATATTATGAAGGCGCGGGCAACTCGCTCTATTACTGAACCCGTGGAATTCATCCGAAATACTGACTTTGTCATTTATTTCTATAACGACATTAAAACATATGGTGGCTATATAAGTGATTTTAAGACGCTTAGAAAAAACAAAAAGTAG
- a CDS encoding Flp1 family type IVb pilin translates to MSILNNWVKKFWKDEEGMQTLEIMLIIAVIVVIALAFRKQIVGWVDDLLSFGDTKVNEFKQE, encoded by the coding sequence ATGAGCATTTTAAATAATTGGGTTAAGAAGTTTTGGAAAGATGAGGAGGGAATGCAAACACTTGAAATAATGCTAATTATTGCTGTAATTGTTGTAATCGCTTTGGCATTTAGAAAACAAATCGTAGGATGGGTAGATGATCTCTTAAGCTTTGGTGATACTAAAGTAAATGAATTCAAACAAGAATAA
- a CDS encoding type II secretion system F family protein, whose product MVIYGAFTIICIAFYIALSVTSRNKYDEAINEFTGIYPLMFMAPVSLHILTKLKLMERLHTQAAFIQQKMISLHGSRSALKHSRMFIAQLISIIIICIIGSLVLALLTSGDHLLFGVGIMFTIMIPMLLINQLTSMEKERKHKILLELPEVVNKIILLVNAGETVQQALIRCVELNNNHDSPLYKELRETVNQLTSNEPFPHVMNELSKKCAIQEVAIFTTTVLLNYRKGGQDLILSLRELSHDLWEKRKNISKTKGEEASSKLVFPLILIFVAVMIIVGYPAITIM is encoded by the coding sequence TTGGTTATTTATGGAGCATTTACTATTATCTGTATTGCATTTTATATTGCTCTTTCTGTTACCTCTCGGAATAAATATGACGAGGCGATAAACGAATTTACAGGTATATATCCTCTAATGTTTATGGCTCCTGTATCTTTGCATATTTTAACTAAACTAAAATTAATGGAGCGACTCCATACTCAGGCAGCTTTTATCCAACAAAAAATGATTAGTTTACATGGAAGCAGAAGTGCGTTAAAACATTCAAGAATGTTTATAGCCCAACTTATTTCTATCATTATTATTTGTATAATAGGGTCTTTAGTACTCGCATTGCTTACATCAGGTGATCATTTATTATTTGGGGTAGGGATTATGTTTACAATAATGATTCCAATGTTGCTAATTAATCAATTAACATCGATGGAAAAAGAACGTAAACATAAAATATTATTGGAATTGCCTGAAGTCGTTAATAAAATAATTCTACTAGTTAATGCAGGTGAAACGGTCCAACAGGCATTGATTCGTTGTGTGGAACTAAATAATAATCATGATTCACCTCTTTATAAAGAATTAAGAGAAACAGTTAACCAGTTGACGAGTAATGAACCATTTCCACATGTTATGAACGAGCTAAGTAAAAAGTGTGCCATCCAGGAAGTAGCTATTTTCACTACAACTGTTTTGCTTAACTATCGAAAAGGTGGACAGGATTTAATCTTGTCATTACGTGAATTATCACATGATCTATGGGAAAAACGAAAAAATATATCAAAGACAAAGGGAGAAGAAGCTTCCTCTAAATTGGTTTTCCCATTAATCTTAATCTTTGTTGCTGTGATGATTATTGTCGGTTATCCGGCAATAACCATCATGTAA
- a CDS encoding type II secretion system F family protein, giving the protein MNKDMLILLLLPLLFGIYFFINYRKKKKEQAGQIEDNQPNQSALVQKAFEKKQEIAIGKIRQVEGHLIDYSNYYLSMREYLFYMSISMIVIFLIGYLFYESIIFALILATIGFIYPRIQRKNLLEKRKEKLSVQFKEAIASLSSSLAAGRSIENSFKEIVYDLKLLYPDPNTYIIREFEIINRRVENGETIERAIQDFAIRSDLEDIINFSDIFITCKRTGGNLVEVIRRTADVISEKIDIQQEVQVMIAQKKFESRILTVMPIGMIALLKYSSGDYLAPLYNWANLGPIIMTFCLGLLGLAFWLSQRIMNIKV; this is encoded by the coding sequence ATGAATAAAGATATGTTGATTCTCTTGCTGCTACCTCTTCTATTTGGTATTTATTTCTTTATAAATTATCGGAAAAAGAAAAAGGAACAAGCTGGACAGATAGAAGATAATCAACCCAATCAAAGTGCTTTAGTACAAAAAGCGTTTGAAAAAAAGCAAGAGATTGCCATTGGAAAAATAAGGCAAGTGGAAGGTCACTTAATCGATTATTCAAACTATTATTTGAGTATGCGAGAATATCTCTTTTATATGAGCATATCAATGATTGTCATTTTTTTAATAGGCTACTTATTTTATGAAAGTATTATTTTTGCGCTTATATTAGCAACAATTGGCTTTATCTATCCAAGGATTCAGAGAAAAAACTTATTAGAAAAGAGAAAAGAAAAGCTATCTGTGCAATTTAAAGAAGCAATTGCTTCCCTTTCCTCCTCACTAGCTGCTGGAAGATCGATTGAAAACAGTTTTAAAGAGATTGTATACGATCTTAAACTTTTATACCCCGATCCAAACACATATATCATCCGGGAATTCGAAATCATTAATCGTCGTGTTGAGAATGGTGAAACGATTGAGAGAGCGATTCAAGATTTTGCTATTAGATCTGACTTGGAGGATATAATTAATTTTTCCGATATATTTATTACTTGTAAACGTACAGGTGGTAATCTTGTAGAAGTCATTCGGAGAACAGCAGATGTTATTAGTGAAAAAATTGATATCCAGCAGGAAGTGCAAGTAATGATCGCACAAAAAAAGTTTGAATCGAGAATACTTACTGTTATGCCAATAGGTATGATTGCCTTGTTAAAATACAGTTCCGGTGATTATTTAGCGCCTTTATATAATTGGGCAAACTTAGGGCCAATTATCATGACGTTTTGTTTGGGATTGCTTGGTCTAGCCTTTTGGCTAAGTCAACGAATTATGAATATAAAGGTGTGA
- a CDS encoding CpaF family protein has product MDEKDVKDIIQKLRETLDLMHSIPNGELLEYVETAVFEYAQTNRINSEQIQWLVERTFNAFRGYDVLQPLIDDKSITEIMVNNHKEIFIERDGEVSQVDIEFESEQKLEDIIQSIVSKVDRVVNESSPIVDARLQDGSRVNVVLPPLALKGPVMTIRKFPEKPLMIEDLIEKKAITGEAASFLQNLVAAKYNIFIGGGTGSGKTTFLNVLSNFIPMQERIITIEDSAELQIKNVPNIVSLETRNANTEGKGQITIRDLIRTSLRMRPNRVIVGEVRGGEALDMLQAMNTGHDGSLSTGHANSTIDMLSRLETMVLSGAALPVQVIRQQINSAIDIMIHLSRLRDNSRKVVSISELVGLEGGEIQLNPLYEFVEEGEGPTGKIIGQLLPTGNPLKSVSKLKQAGIYEQANV; this is encoded by the coding sequence ATTGATGAAAAAGATGTTAAGGATATTATTCAAAAGCTTAGAGAAACATTGGATTTAATGCACTCTATTCCAAATGGAGAGCTACTTGAATATGTGGAAACTGCAGTGTTTGAATATGCACAAACAAATCGGATTAATTCCGAACAAATCCAATGGCTTGTTGAAAGAACCTTTAATGCATTTCGCGGCTACGATGTTTTACAACCATTAATTGATGATAAGTCGATTACAGAGATTATGGTAAACAATCATAAGGAAATTTTTATAGAACGTGATGGTGAAGTTTCACAAGTAGATATTGAGTTTGAAAGTGAGCAAAAACTAGAAGACATCATTCAATCGATCGTTTCAAAAGTGGATAGGGTGGTCAATGAATCGTCGCCAATCGTTGATGCAAGATTACAAGATGGTTCGAGAGTAAACGTTGTGTTACCACCACTGGCATTAAAAGGACCAGTCATGACGATTCGGAAATTCCCAGAAAAACCGTTAATGATTGAAGACTTAATTGAAAAAAAGGCTATTACAGGAGAAGCTGCATCGTTTTTGCAAAACTTAGTCGCTGCAAAATACAATATATTTATTGGCGGGGGAACTGGTTCAGGTAAGACAACCTTTTTAAATGTGCTGTCAAACTTTATTCCGATGCAAGAACGGATTATTACTATTGAAGATTCAGCGGAACTCCAAATCAAAAATGTACCGAATATAGTAAGCTTGGAAACTCGTAATGCAAATACAGAAGGAAAAGGTCAAATTACCATTCGTGATCTGATCAGGACATCGCTTCGTATGAGACCTAATAGAGTGATTGTCGGAGAGGTTCGTGGGGGAGAGGCGTTGGATATGCTACAAGCAATGAATACTGGCCATGATGGCTCGCTTTCAACTGGACACGCCAATTCAACGATAGATATGCTAAGTCGTTTAGAAACGATGGTCCTAAGTGGTGCAGCATTACCTGTTCAGGTGATTCGTCAACAAATTAATTCGGCGATTGATATTATGATCCACTTATCTCGATTGAGAGATAATTCGAGAAAAGTTGTCTCCATAAGTGAATTAGTTGGCTTGGAAGGGGGAGAAATACAACTTAATCCATTATACGAGTTTGTTGAGGAGGGTGAGGGTCCTACAGGTAAGATTATTGGCCAATTACTTCCAACTGGAAATCCTCTAAAATCTGTTTCAAAGTTAAAACAAGCAGGAATATATGAGCAAGCGAATGTATAA
- a CDS encoding AAA family ATPase — MKKLQLVIVEADSLFLKSFSEYIMSSNLQSKFDVKLFSSSTSMNHYIASGQSYDILLVQPDLYNEEMQNDEKSMVVFLQETKENMENDIYSVYKYQPLNKMLSSILSAYYENHSTFSGIARKGIKTKVLSFYSPVGGSGKTTVSVNMSRQLALMGNKVFYLNLELLNTTSLYFQPQGDLPSLQILYYLKARPDQLLAKVEALKKFDDASKVDYFDLPPCPDEMMSITKDETKRLIQALIETENYDYILIDLDSAIHERIEAAIEESNQVIWLLNNDLQSFHKTSAMLERMDDVFGAEHHLAEKVAFVMNHFTGQFPEAYHKYNLPIRGYLPNIVEWFQVIDTQQVLYHPLFMQELLSIIEDIIVRDQAGVTVD, encoded by the coding sequence TTGAAAAAGCTACAACTTGTTATTGTAGAGGCGGATTCACTTTTTTTAAAATCTTTTAGCGAATACATCATGTCATCTAATTTACAATCAAAATTTGATGTTAAGCTTTTTTCTAGTTCCACAAGTATGAATCATTATATAGCTTCAGGACAGTCCTATGACATTTTATTAGTTCAACCAGATTTATATAATGAAGAAATGCAAAACGACGAGAAAAGTATGGTCGTATTTTTACAAGAAACGAAAGAAAACATGGAGAATGATATCTATTCTGTTTATAAGTATCAGCCTTTAAATAAAATGTTATCTAGCATTCTCTCAGCCTATTATGAAAATCATTCAACCTTTTCGGGGATTGCTAGAAAAGGGATAAAAACGAAGGTGCTTTCATTTTATTCGCCTGTTGGTGGTTCTGGGAAAACAACCGTATCCGTCAATATGAGTAGGCAGTTGGCTTTAATGGGAAATAAGGTTTTTTATTTAAATTTAGAACTACTAAATACAACATCACTATATTTCCAGCCGCAGGGGGATTTACCTTCTTTGCAAATTCTTTATTATTTAAAAGCAAGGCCAGATCAATTATTGGCAAAGGTAGAAGCATTGAAAAAGTTTGATGATGCGTCAAAGGTGGACTATTTTGATTTGCCACCTTGTCCCGATGAAATGATGTCCATTACAAAAGATGAGACGAAGAGACTTATACAAGCATTGATTGAAACGGAAAATTACGATTATATTTTAATAGATCTTGATAGTGCCATTCATGAGCGTATAGAAGCTGCTATTGAGGAAAGTAATCAAGTCATTTGGCTGCTAAATAATGACCTACAAAGTTTTCATAAGACTTCAGCGATGCTAGAGCGAATGGATGATGTATTTGGGGCGGAACATCATCTAGCTGAAAAGGTTGCCTTTGTTATGAATCATTTTACTGGGCAGTTTCCGGAGGCTTATCATAAATATAATTTACCGATCCGCGGTTACTTACCAAATATCGTAGAGTGGTTCCAAGTAATTGATACACAGCAAGTACTTTATCATCCTTTATTCATGCAGGAGTTACTTTCAATCATTGAAGATATCATAGTAAGGGATCAGGCAGGTGTGACAGTTGATTGA